Proteins from one Haloarchaeobius litoreus genomic window:
- a CDS encoding DUF7344 domain-containing protein has protein sequence MSLESCYPDKSPAIDDLLDVLCDNLRRETIHYFENCTEERTATVDELVAHIDDRVPAPPREQLRIQLRHVHLPKLSDRGWLDFDADTGRVRYRGNDQAGQLTREVHEIF, from the coding sequence ATGTCGCTTGAAAGCTGTTACCCCGACAAATCGCCGGCAATCGACGACCTGCTGGACGTGCTGTGTGACAACCTTCGACGCGAGACCATCCACTACTTCGAGAACTGCACCGAGGAGAGGACAGCGACGGTCGACGAGCTGGTCGCACACATCGACGACCGGGTCCCTGCGCCACCGCGCGAACAGCTCCGAATCCAGCTCCGTCACGTCCACCTGCCGAAGCTCTCGGACCGGGGGTGGCTCGACTTCGACGCCGACACCGGTCGTGTCAGGTATCGAGGCAACGACCAGGCGGGGCAGCTAACGAGAGAAGTGCACGAGATATTCTGA
- a CDS encoding GNAT family N-acetyltransferase, with translation MTRQRVYPEEPAGPFPEPPQTFADKEDREISVVTADDADVDAVTEMYCDFDPADRAQGIPPSGEGRIREWLDTIFGEGLNVVALDGDTVVGHATLVPDTSGHEGEECAYELAIFVLQSHQRAGIGRQLLTTLLGYGRREGIERVWLTVERWNRAAVELYHDVGFETCGSESFELEMSLRLNS, from the coding sequence ATGACCCGACAACGAGTCTACCCCGAGGAGCCGGCCGGTCCGTTCCCCGAGCCGCCACAGACGTTCGCGGACAAGGAGGACCGCGAGATATCGGTCGTGACCGCCGACGACGCAGACGTCGACGCCGTCACCGAGATGTACTGCGACTTCGACCCCGCCGACCGGGCCCAGGGCATCCCCCCGAGCGGCGAGGGACGCATCCGCGAGTGGCTCGACACCATCTTCGGCGAGGGGCTCAACGTCGTCGCACTCGACGGCGACACCGTCGTCGGCCACGCCACGCTCGTCCCCGACACCAGCGGCCACGAGGGCGAGGAGTGCGCCTACGAGCTGGCCATCTTCGTCCTCCAGTCCCACCAGCGCGCCGGCATCGGCCGGCAACTGCTCACCACGCTGCTCGGCTACGGGCGACGCGAGGGCATCGAACGCGTCTGGCTCACCGTCGAACGCTGGAACCGTGCCGCCGTCGAGCTCTACCACGACGTGGGCTTCGAGACCTGTGGCTCCGAGAGCTTCGAACTGGAGATGTCGTTGCGCCTGAACAGCTGA
- a CDS encoding universal stress protein has product MKVLLGIDGSDESVKTLRKTIDRTREAGDDLTVVVVPKEEAKRSQDEMAAAARELVTEAGLDADVRVVSGDPGSTLVDIAERESFDQLAIGGGTESPMGKIRLGPITEFVLLNANVTVRLVR; this is encoded by the coding sequence ATGAAGGTGCTGCTGGGAATCGACGGGAGCGACGAGTCGGTGAAGACGTTGCGCAAGACCATCGACCGCACCCGGGAAGCCGGCGACGACCTGACCGTCGTGGTCGTCCCGAAGGAGGAGGCCAAGCGCTCGCAGGACGAGATGGCAGCCGCCGCCCGCGAACTCGTCACCGAGGCCGGGCTCGACGCCGATGTCCGCGTCGTCTCCGGCGACCCCGGGAGCACGCTCGTCGACATCGCGGAGCGCGAATCGTTCGACCAGCTCGCCATCGGCGGCGGCACGGAGAGCCCGATGGGGAAGATCCGGCTCGGACCCATCACCGAGTTCGTCCTGCTCAACGCGAACGTCACCGTGAGGCTCGTCCGATGA
- a CDS encoding beta-propeller domain-containing protein: MRRSLQVVVLLAAIATVAVGVGAFALMTDSSGDATGPSTTEPPSVDGDASVEQFESDAAFAEYVRASQRDSGGFFGGGRVTFQGGEEVAVETADAATNSQRAGGSDGGGSDARISDTNVQVQGVAEPDRLQTGQSTLYYADGRYWGGGYVREDGYGRTRIIDANDPAAPELVGGIDDSGQLLLVNDTLVVLSNERVTGYDISDRETPEQVWSVGLNAHIQTARMTEGRLVLVLQQGVTLDDPCPVEPFTDRPGTACTEVYHPGQGADASVTYTVVSMDPHTGDEHDRVTFLGTYQHSATYVTNDSVYLTYTQRTPYAETYQAYLQGSDLLYEQAHDRLDELATYELTRNARMTELSALVQDWLARQPADEREQLREELQSGYGEYVDERKRDLLRSGIVRIDRDGDSLSVAETGEVPGRPLNQWALDEHEGTLRIATTVDPHGATSVNDVYTLDGSLEIQGSALNMGETEQIYSVRFEGDTAYVVTFRQIDPFYTLDLSDPANPEIQGELKLPGFSRYLHPLSDDRILGIGEEDGQVKATVFDVSDPQNPTVAESRILDARWSAVAQTHHAFLYDQRHDVFFLPTERGGYVFDTELNEQTFVRTDSPATRAAYVGDYLYVFSNDGLTVVDEETWEPVSELPFDRVETEEPSEPVEEPAGPEPRPADEPVWPVEPVDAEWPAGPPGADATR, from the coding sequence ATGCGACGTTCCCTTCAGGTAGTGGTGTTGCTGGCCGCCATCGCGACGGTGGCGGTCGGCGTGGGTGCCTTCGCACTCATGACGGACAGTTCCGGCGACGCGACCGGCCCATCGACGACCGAACCGCCGAGCGTCGACGGCGACGCGTCGGTCGAGCAGTTCGAGTCCGACGCGGCGTTCGCGGAGTACGTCAGGGCCTCACAGCGCGACAGCGGGGGGTTCTTCGGTGGCGGTCGGGTCACCTTCCAGGGCGGTGAGGAGGTGGCCGTCGAGACCGCCGACGCCGCGACCAACAGCCAGCGTGCGGGCGGCAGCGACGGTGGTGGCAGCGACGCCCGCATCTCCGACACGAACGTCCAGGTCCAGGGTGTCGCCGAGCCGGACCGGCTCCAGACCGGACAGAGCACCCTGTACTACGCCGACGGCCGGTACTGGGGCGGCGGCTACGTCCGCGAGGACGGCTACGGCCGGACCAGGATCATCGACGCGAACGACCCCGCCGCGCCCGAACTCGTCGGCGGTATCGACGACTCGGGGCAGCTCCTGCTCGTGAACGACACGCTGGTCGTGCTCTCGAACGAGCGCGTCACGGGCTACGACATCTCCGACCGGGAGACCCCCGAGCAGGTGTGGTCGGTCGGGCTGAACGCGCACATCCAGACCGCCCGCATGACCGAGGGCCGGCTCGTCCTCGTGCTCCAGCAGGGCGTCACGCTCGACGACCCGTGCCCGGTCGAGCCGTTCACGGACCGGCCCGGCACGGCCTGCACCGAGGTCTACCACCCCGGCCAGGGCGCCGACGCCTCCGTGACGTACACCGTCGTCTCGATGGACCCGCACACCGGCGACGAGCACGACCGGGTGACGTTCCTCGGCACGTACCAGCACTCCGCCACGTACGTCACGAACGACTCGGTGTACCTCACGTACACGCAGCGCACGCCATACGCCGAGACGTACCAGGCGTACCTGCAGGGCAGCGACCTGCTCTACGAGCAGGCCCACGACCGCCTCGACGAGCTGGCGACGTACGAGCTCACCCGAAACGCCCGGATGACCGAGCTCAGCGCGCTCGTGCAGGACTGGCTCGCCCGCCAGCCCGCCGACGAGCGCGAGCAGCTCCGCGAGGAGCTCCAGTCCGGCTACGGCGAGTACGTCGACGAGCGCAAGCGCGACCTGCTGCGCTCCGGCATCGTCCGCATCGACCGCGACGGCGACTCCCTCTCCGTCGCCGAGACGGGCGAGGTGCCCGGCCGGCCGCTGAACCAGTGGGCGCTCGACGAGCACGAGGGGACCCTGCGCATCGCGACGACGGTCGACCCGCACGGGGCGACCTCGGTGAACGACGTGTACACGCTCGACGGCTCGCTCGAAATCCAGGGCTCGGCCCTGAACATGGGCGAGACGGAGCAGATCTACTCGGTGCGCTTCGAGGGCGACACTGCGTACGTCGTCACCTTCCGGCAGATCGACCCGTTCTACACGCTCGACCTCTCGGACCCGGCGAACCCCGAGATCCAGGGCGAGCTGAAGCTCCCGGGCTTCTCGCGCTACCTCCACCCGCTGTCGGACGACCGCATCCTCGGGATCGGCGAGGAGGACGGCCAGGTGAAGGCGACGGTGTTCGACGTGTCGGACCCGCAGAACCCGACTGTGGCGGAGTCCCGCATCCTCGACGCCCGGTGGTCCGCGGTCGCACAGACCCACCACGCGTTCCTCTACGACCAGCGCCACGACGTGTTCTTCCTGCCGACCGAACGCGGCGGCTACGTGTTCGACACGGAGCTGAACGAGCAGACGTTCGTCCGCACCGACTCGCCGGCGACCCGTGCGGCCTACGTCGGTGACTACCTCTACGTCTTCTCGAACGACGGGCTGACCGTCGTCGACGAGGAGACGTGGGAGCCCGTCTCCGAGCTTCCGTTCGACCGCGTCGAGACCGAGGAACCGAGCGAGCCCGTCGAGGAGCCCGCCGGTCCCGAGCCGCGCCCGGCCGACGAGCCGGTCTGGCCCGTCGAGCCCGTCGACGCGGAGTGGCCCGCCGGCCCGCCCGGTGCCGACGCGACTCGCTGA
- a CDS encoding aldo/keto reductase codes for MATQNQSETFDLGGETTVNRLGFGAMRLTGEDIIGPPADEDEARRVAQRAVELDVDFVDTADSYGPGVSERILGEALDCTRDDLVVATKGGLLRNRDGDWLPHGDPDYLRNAVLCSLDRLRVDSIDLYQYHRPDPDTDFEDSIHALAELKDDGVVDHVGVSNVSVDQLETALDIVDVATVQNRFNVGYREESDVLAACEDHGVGFIPWYPLGASELDDDVAAAVDDVADAHDASPQQVAIAWLLGHSDVTLPIPGTGSVAHLEENVAASALELTDDEMARLDAVGE; via the coding sequence ATGGCGACACAGAACCAGTCCGAGACGTTCGACCTGGGCGGCGAGACGACGGTCAACCGACTCGGCTTCGGCGCGATGCGGCTCACCGGCGAGGACATCATCGGGCCACCGGCCGACGAGGACGAGGCCCGACGCGTGGCCCAGCGCGCGGTCGAACTCGACGTGGACTTCGTCGACACCGCCGACTCCTACGGCCCGGGCGTCTCCGAGCGCATCCTCGGCGAAGCACTCGACTGCACGCGCGACGACCTCGTCGTCGCCACCAAGGGCGGGCTCCTCCGGAACCGCGACGGCGACTGGCTCCCCCACGGCGACCCCGACTACCTCCGCAACGCCGTGCTCTGCAGTCTCGACCGGCTCCGCGTCGACAGCATCGACCTCTACCAGTACCACCGGCCCGACCCCGACACCGACTTCGAGGACTCCATCCACGCCCTCGCCGAGCTCAAGGACGACGGCGTCGTGGACCACGTCGGCGTGAGCAACGTCAGCGTCGACCAGCTGGAGACCGCACTCGACATCGTGGACGTCGCCACCGTCCAGAACCGCTTCAACGTCGGCTACCGCGAGGAGAGCGACGTGCTCGCCGCCTGCGAGGACCACGGCGTCGGCTTCATCCCGTGGTATCCGCTCGGCGCGAGCGAACTCGACGACGACGTCGCCGCCGCCGTCGACGATGTCGCCGACGCCCACGACGCCTCACCGCAGCAGGTCGCCATCGCGTGGCTGCTCGGCCACTCCGACGTGACGCTCCCCATCCCGGGTACCGGCAGCGTCGCCCACCTGGAGGAGAACGTCGCCGCCTCCGCGCTGGAACTCACCGACGACGAGATGGCCCGGCTGGACGCTGTTGGCGAGTAG
- a CDS encoding ZIP family metal transporter yields MSLESQFVELFGTNALVWGLVGGLVIAGMNLLGACLVFVWTDPSEPELDGLLGFAAGVMLSASYTSLILPGIELAGGSLLPVVVGFGLGVLLLDQADEWVPHVHVFVTGRKRTEGRGDDARVASVLLFIVAITLHNMPEGLAVGVGLGSAALDPTAAVDGQSALGNALSLMFAIGIQNIPEGFAVSVAAVNAGLGKRFYAAFAGIRAGLVEIPLALFGALAVSVAAPILPYAMGFAAGGMLFVISDEIVPETHARGNERVATLGTMAGVLVMLSLDVALG; encoded by the coding sequence ATGAGCCTCGAATCCCAGTTCGTCGAACTGTTCGGGACGAACGCCCTCGTCTGGGGGCTGGTCGGTGGGCTCGTCATCGCCGGCATGAACCTCCTCGGAGCCTGTCTGGTGTTCGTCTGGACCGACCCCTCGGAGCCGGAGCTCGACGGGCTGCTCGGCTTCGCAGCGGGCGTGATGCTGTCGGCGAGCTACACGAGCCTCATCCTGCCGGGGATCGAACTCGCCGGCGGGAGCCTCCTCCCGGTCGTCGTCGGCTTCGGGCTCGGGGTACTCCTGCTGGACCAGGCCGACGAGTGGGTCCCCCACGTGCACGTGTTCGTCACCGGCCGCAAACGGACCGAGGGACGCGGCGACGACGCCCGCGTCGCTTCGGTCCTGCTGTTCATCGTGGCCATCACGCTCCACAACATGCCCGAGGGACTGGCCGTGGGGGTGGGGCTCGGGTCGGCAGCGCTCGACCCGACCGCGGCCGTCGACGGGCAGTCCGCGCTCGGGAACGCCCTCTCCCTGATGTTCGCCATCGGCATCCAGAACATCCCGGAGGGGTTTGCGGTCTCGGTCGCGGCGGTCAACGCCGGCCTCGGCAAGCGGTTCTACGCCGCGTTCGCGGGTATCCGGGCCGGGCTGGTGGAGATCCCGCTCGCGCTGTTCGGCGCGCTCGCGGTCAGCGTCGCCGCCCCCATCCTGCCGTACGCGATGGGCTTCGCGGCGGGGGGGATGCTGTTCGTCATCAGCGACGAGATCGTTCCCGAAACGCACGCCCGCGGGAACGAACGCGTCGCCACGCTCGGGACCATGGCTGGCGTGCTCGTGATGCTCTCGCTCGACGTAGCGCTCGGGTGA
- the azf gene encoding NAD-dependent glucose-6-phosphate dehydrogenase Azf gives MDDPVLLTGASGHVGTAILDELADDYEWRCLDRDPPTDPDRFPGEFVVADVTDEDAIRDAVAGCGAVVHLAGDPRKTAPWDSVLANNIDGTQNVLSAAVDAGVERVAFASSNHAVKHYETERKPDLYRTGDEFRLDGSELPRPGNLYGVSKASGELLGRYYHDEHDLSFVAVRIGNLTKGHPPKDYERGQAMWLSYRDCAHLFDCCLTAEYGYEIVYGISDNDRKYYSLENAKEALGYEPLDNSADWTDE, from the coding sequence ATGGACGACCCCGTCCTGCTCACCGGCGCGTCCGGCCACGTCGGCACCGCCATCCTCGACGAGCTGGCCGACGACTACGAGTGGCGGTGTCTCGACCGCGACCCGCCGACCGACCCCGACCGGTTCCCCGGCGAGTTCGTCGTCGCCGACGTGACCGACGAGGACGCCATCCGCGACGCCGTCGCGGGCTGTGGCGCGGTCGTCCACCTCGCCGGGGACCCGCGTAAGACCGCGCCGTGGGACAGCGTCCTCGCCAACAACATCGACGGCACCCAGAACGTGCTCTCGGCGGCCGTCGACGCCGGCGTCGAACGCGTCGCCTTCGCCTCCTCGAACCACGCCGTCAAGCACTACGAGACCGAGCGCAAACCCGACCTCTACCGCACGGGCGACGAGTTCCGGCTGGACGGGAGCGAGTTGCCGCGACCGGGCAACCTCTACGGCGTCTCCAAGGCCAGCGGCGAACTGCTGGGCCGGTACTACCACGACGAGCACGACCTCTCCTTCGTCGCGGTCCGCATCGGCAACCTCACCAAGGGCCACCCGCCGAAGGACTACGAGCGCGGGCAGGCGATGTGGCTGTCGTACCGCGACTGCGCACACCTGTTCGACTGCTGTCTCACGGCTGAGTACGGCTACGAGATCGTCTACGGCATCTCCGACAACGACCGGAAGTACTACTCGCTGGAGAACGCGAAGGAGGCCCTCGGCTACGAGCCGCTGGACAACTCGGCGGACTGGACCGACGAGTAG
- a CDS encoding diacylglycerol/lipid kinase family protein, with protein MQVGSRRAIVNPISGGGGHADYARRLLGARGFKVQETAGPEDGVELALEAGRDGVSELAVVGGDGTVNEVLRGLSAADHLGEVTLSVVPAGTANILARQIGVVGIEQGVEVADTGDVRTIDLGMADGQPFVVSCIAGFPAEASVAATSDLKARFGTLAFLVTGAQEALEFEPLSIDVEVATDDGDERWSGEALCVLVGNARKFVEQGGQADLEDGLFDVAVVERMPTSNLVAEAVQHRLLGSGSENVTHFQAARVTVSDADGEPITFSRDGELSEHERLALDVSSGALDLRVGAGYTPHPE; from the coding sequence ATGCAGGTCGGGTCCCGGCGTGCCATCGTGAACCCAATCAGCGGCGGCGGTGGGCACGCGGACTACGCGCGACGACTCCTCGGAGCGCGCGGGTTCAAGGTCCAGGAGACGGCGGGCCCGGAGGACGGTGTGGAGCTCGCGCTGGAGGCCGGGCGCGACGGCGTCTCCGAGCTGGCGGTCGTCGGCGGCGACGGCACGGTGAACGAGGTGCTGCGCGGGCTGTCGGCGGCGGATCACCTCGGCGAGGTGACGCTGAGCGTCGTCCCCGCGGGCACCGCCAACATTTTGGCCAGACAGATCGGCGTCGTCGGCATCGAGCAGGGCGTCGAGGTCGCGGACACCGGCGACGTGCGCACCATCGACCTGGGGATGGCGGACGGCCAGCCGTTCGTCGTCTCCTGTATCGCGGGCTTTCCGGCCGAGGCGAGCGTCGCGGCGACGAGCGACCTGAAGGCCAGGTTCGGCACGCTCGCGTTCCTCGTCACGGGCGCACAGGAGGCCCTGGAGTTCGAGCCGCTCTCCATCGACGTGGAGGTGGCGACCGACGACGGCGACGAGCGCTGGTCCGGCGAGGCGCTCTGCGTGCTCGTCGGCAACGCCCGGAAGTTCGTCGAGCAGGGTGGACAGGCGGACCTCGAGGACGGGTTGTTCGACGTGGCCGTCGTCGAGCGGATGCCGACGAGCAACCTCGTCGCCGAGGCGGTCCAGCACCGGCTGCTCGGCTCGGGCAGCGAGAACGTCACGCACTTCCAGGCCGCCCGCGTGACCGTCAGCGACGCCGACGGCGAGCCCATCACCTTCAGCCGCGACGGCGAACTGAGCGAGCACGAACGCCTCGCGCTCGACGTGTCGTCGGGGGCGCTCGACCTCCGCGTCGGTGCCGGCTACACCCCACACCCCGAGTAG
- a CDS encoding DUF309 domain-containing protein, whose protein sequence is MREHLRAGIAVFNAGDFHDAHDAWEDRWLDLESGTDDERLLHGLIQFTAAVHHGYGRNWAGCVGLVESAEEYLSGLPDEYRGIDVGRVRRVLAEIARDPEVLYRRGAPLLTHEGTHVRLADLDFTAAAVAAGVYAEREGYDEETIDSGITYAREDLADGRENSRFVHLVRDFAADPANRGIIHQRLAGHVDQRRHRERDVEGLFD, encoded by the coding sequence ATGCGCGAGCACCTGCGGGCGGGCATCGCCGTCTTCAACGCGGGCGACTTCCACGACGCCCACGACGCGTGGGAGGACCGCTGGCTCGACCTCGAATCGGGCACCGACGACGAGCGACTGCTCCACGGGCTCATCCAGTTCACCGCGGCGGTCCACCACGGCTACGGCCGCAACTGGGCCGGCTGCGTCGGGCTCGTCGAGAGCGCTGAGGAGTACCTGTCCGGCCTCCCCGACGAGTACCGTGGCATCGACGTCGGGCGCGTTCGGCGCGTCCTCGCCGAGATAGCGCGGGACCCGGAGGTGCTGTACCGCCGCGGCGCGCCGCTTCTGACCCACGAAGGCACACACGTCCGGCTCGCGGACCTCGACTTCACGGCGGCGGCGGTCGCCGCGGGTGTCTACGCCGAGCGCGAGGGCTACGACGAGGAGACCATCGACAGCGGGATCACCTACGCCCGCGAGGACCTCGCCGACGGGCGGGAGAACAGCCGGTTCGTCCATCTCGTGCGGGACTTCGCCGCCGACCCCGCGAATCGAGGGATCATCCACCAGCGCCTCGCGGGGCACGTCGACCAGCGCCGGCATCGCGAGCGCGACGTCGAGGGGCTGTTCGACTGA
- a CDS encoding NAD(P)-dependent alcohol dehydrogenase: protein MHAARLHEYTEDMSHGLSIDEVERPTATHPNQVVVDVEGAGWCQTDNHIIEGMWTEYVEQDLPMTLGHENAGTVAEVGSAVTLVEPGDPVVCHPVQTCGTCRPCRQGEDMYCENQSFNGLTTDGGFAEYLLTTERAVVPLPDGVDPIDIAPHADAGITAYHAAKKATRRLNPGDIAVVIGVGGLGHIGVQCLDAMSAADIVAVDLKDAALDLAEAGGADHTVNPTESDVPAVLDSFTDGVGAAQVLDFVGADETTGYAPDIVAAGGDHHVIGYGGHVHEPCQALVNGEFSYEGNIVGRYAELQELVALVERGDVELRTERHDLDEINEVAERLEHGEIEGRAVIVPP from the coding sequence ATGCACGCTGCACGACTCCACGAGTACACCGAGGACATGAGCCACGGGCTCTCCATCGACGAGGTCGAGCGCCCGACGGCGACGCACCCCAACCAGGTGGTCGTCGACGTCGAGGGTGCGGGCTGGTGCCAGACGGACAACCACATCATCGAGGGCATGTGGACGGAGTACGTCGAGCAGGACCTCCCGATGACGCTCGGCCACGAGAACGCCGGGACCGTCGCCGAGGTCGGGTCGGCGGTGACGCTGGTCGAACCCGGCGACCCCGTCGTCTGCCACCCCGTCCAGACGTGTGGCACCTGCCGCCCTTGCCGGCAGGGCGAGGACATGTACTGCGAGAACCAGTCGTTCAACGGGCTCACGACCGACGGCGGCTTCGCGGAGTACCTGCTGACGACCGAGCGTGCCGTCGTCCCGCTCCCCGACGGCGTCGACCCAATCGACATCGCCCCGCACGCCGACGCCGGTATCACGGCCTACCACGCCGCGAAGAAGGCGACGCGGCGACTCAACCCGGGCGACATCGCCGTCGTCATCGGCGTCGGCGGCCTCGGCCACATCGGCGTCCAGTGCCTCGACGCGATGAGCGCCGCCGACATCGTCGCCGTCGACCTCAAGGACGCCGCACTCGACCTGGCCGAAGCCGGCGGCGCGGACCACACCGTCAACCCGACCGAGAGCGACGTGCCGGCAGTCCTCGACAGCTTCACCGACGGCGTCGGCGCTGCACAGGTGCTCGACTTCGTCGGCGCGGACGAGACCACCGGCTACGCCCCCGACATCGTCGCCGCCGGCGGCGACCACCACGTCATCGGCTACGGTGGCCACGTCCACGAGCCCTGCCAGGCGCTCGTCAACGGCGAGTTCTCCTACGAGGGCAACATCGTCGGCCGCTACGCCGAGCTGCAGGAGCTCGTCGCCCTCGTCGAACGCGGCGACGTCGAACTCCGCACCGAACGCCACGACCTCGACGAGATCAACGAGGTCGCAGAACGGCTCGAACACGGCGAGATCGAGGGCCGGGCCGTCATCGTTCCGCCCTGA
- a CDS encoding single-stranded DNA binding protein: protein MGAIEDVYEDLEADVSLEEFEEAVEAKVEQMGGLADEETAAMLIAHELRDEEVNGIADVAAGMDEVKFLAKVTAIGDVRTFERDGEDAEDGRVVNVDVADETGSLRLAFWDEKAGAAENELEVGQVLRVKGRPKEGYNGIEVNVDEVEVDEDAEIDVQIRDSYRVEDLSLGLSDVNTKGRILDTESVRTFDRDDGSEGKVANLTLGDPTGRIRVTMWDGQADTVEELSAGTSVEVVDGYVRERDGSLELHVGERGAIEELDEEIQYEPESTAIEALEMGDTVDIAGVIRSADPKRTFDRDDGSEGQVRNVRVQDETDDIRVALWGDKADYDIGPGDRVAFADVEIQDGWQDDLEASAGWRASVTVLDGAGEAPGGDDGDGADEQATGLDAFAGEDADDGGDGTETTDDAGTTVADSGGAGGSATASLQGEVVEFTGTVVQAGSPVILDDGEETMSVETDADVHLGQEVTVRGTVSGGTLDADDVF, encoded by the coding sequence ATGGGCGCTATAGAGGACGTCTACGAGGACCTCGAGGCCGACGTCTCCTTGGAGGAGTTCGAGGAGGCCGTCGAGGCCAAGGTCGAGCAGATGGGGGGACTGGCCGACGAGGAGACAGCGGCGATGCTCATCGCGCACGAGCTGCGCGACGAGGAGGTCAACGGCATCGCCGACGTGGCGGCGGGGATGGACGAGGTGAAGTTCCTCGCGAAGGTCACCGCCATCGGCGACGTGCGGACGTTCGAGCGCGACGGCGAGGATGCGGAGGACGGCCGTGTCGTCAACGTCGACGTGGCCGACGAGACCGGCTCGCTCAGGCTCGCCTTCTGGGACGAGAAGGCAGGTGCCGCCGAGAACGAACTCGAGGTCGGCCAGGTGCTTCGCGTGAAGGGCCGGCCGAAGGAGGGCTACAACGGTATCGAGGTGAACGTCGACGAGGTCGAGGTCGACGAGGACGCCGAGATAGACGTACAGATCCGGGACTCCTACCGCGTCGAGGACCTCTCGCTGGGGCTCTCGGACGTGAACACGAAGGGCCGTATCCTCGACACCGAGTCGGTCCGCACGTTCGACCGCGACGATGGCTCCGAGGGCAAGGTCGCGAACCTCACCCTGGGCGACCCGACGGGGCGCATCCGTGTGACGATGTGGGACGGGCAGGCCGACACCGTCGAGGAGCTCTCCGCGGGGACGAGCGTCGAGGTGGTCGACGGATACGTGCGCGAGCGTGACGGCAGCCTCGAGCTCCACGTCGGTGAGCGCGGAGCCATCGAGGAGCTGGACGAGGAGATCCAGTACGAGCCCGAGAGCACGGCCATCGAGGCGCTCGAGATGGGCGACACCGTCGACATCGCGGGCGTCATCCGCTCGGCGGACCCGAAGCGCACGTTCGACCGGGACGACGGCTCCGAGGGGCAGGTCCGGAACGTCCGCGTTCAGGACGAGACCGACGACATCCGCGTCGCGCTCTGGGGCGACAAGGCCGACTACGACATCGGACCGGGCGACCGCGTCGCGTTCGCCGACGTGGAGATCCAAGACGGCTGGCAGGACGACCTCGAGGCGTCCGCGGGCTGGCGCGCGAGCGTGACCGTCCTCGACGGGGCGGGCGAGGCCCCCGGCGGCGACGACGGCGACGGTGCCGACGAGCAGGCGACCGGGCTCGACGCCTTCGCCGGCGAGGACGCGGACGACGGTGGTGACGGGACCGAGACGACCGACGACGCGGGCACCACGGTCGCCGACTCGGGCGGTGCCGGCGGCTCCGCCACGGCGTCGCTCCAGGGAGAGGTCGTCGAGTTCACCGGCACCGTCGTGCAGGCGGGCTCGCCGGTCATCCTCGACGACGGCGAGGAGACGATGAGCGTCGAGACGGACGCCGACGTCCACCTCGGGCAGGAGGTCACGGTCCGGGGAACGGTCTCCGGCGGCACCCTCGACGCCGACGACGTGTTCTGA
- a CDS encoding histone — protein sequence MSVELPFAPVDSIIRRNAGDLRVSAGAAEELARRIQLHGADLAKDAAEVATADGRKTLMATDFGVEASIDKDELELPVAPVDRIARLDIDDSYRVAMDARVALADILEDYADNVAAAAATLARHADRRTIKAEDIETYFALFE from the coding sequence ATGAGCGTTGAGCTACCGTTCGCCCCGGTGGACTCCATCATCCGACGGAACGCAGGCGACCTTCGGGTCAGCGCCGGAGCCGCAGAGGAGCTGGCGCGGCGCATCCAGCTTCACGGTGCGGACCTGGCCAAGGACGCGGCGGAGGTTGCCACGGCGGACGGGCGGAAGACGCTGATGGCGACGGACTTCGGCGTCGAGGCGTCCATCGACAAGGACGAACTGGAGCTACCGGTCGCCCCGGTCGACCGCATCGCCCGCCTCGACATCGACGACTCGTACCGGGTCGCGATGGATGCCCGCGTCGCGCTCGCGGACATCCTCGAGGACTACGCGGACAACGTCGCGGCCGCCGCCGCGACGCTCGCGCGCCACGCAGACAGACGCACCATCAAGGCCGAAGACATCGAGACGTACTTCGCCCTGTTCGAATGA